From the genome of Prevotella herbatica, one region includes:
- a CDS encoding FimB/Mfa2 family fimbrial subunit has translation MKLRYYHHLLLLPLLSLLASCINDDYSDCVQCSVIVSQTDSIGNSLTTKVKGNMMAYLFIDGKFDHIVTSDPDSSYKISYDGRNGNASLVAIGSSDKDSAQIFTPAVGSDMNSISVSVKRDPLTGEYILPSSLYYGTYAISSQAAGVSTVYGNIVMKKKPATVHVVIRQLKEYFGDRNYKVVLSGFRSTMTFAGQITGDSIEYSPSAVFDTSNQLVTSSINTFPTMQKEYVTVSVFSNPDGSAKSRSSMTQLIWSTNRDSYGNRVTLNSGDDKVIIVDCSSKQLILKVMPWSEYLQHVVIP, from the coding sequence ATGAAGTTAAGATATTACCATCATCTACTGTTGCTCCCGCTGTTGTCGCTGCTTGCCTCGTGCATCAACGATGACTATTCCGACTGCGTCCAATGCTCTGTGATTGTATCGCAGACGGACAGCATAGGTAATTCCTTGACAACAAAAGTGAAGGGTAATATGATGGCATATCTCTTCATAGACGGTAAGTTTGACCACATCGTTACGTCTGATCCTGACAGCAGTTATAAGATAAGCTATGACGGCAGAAACGGAAATGCTTCCTTAGTGGCTATAGGCAGTTCGGATAAAGACAGTGCTCAGATATTTACACCAGCAGTAGGATCAGACATGAATTCTATATCTGTAAGTGTAAAGCGCGACCCTCTCACGGGTGAATATATTCTCCCGTCTTCACTATATTATGGTACTTATGCCATCAGTTCTCAAGCAGCAGGTGTAAGTACTGTATACGGTAATATTGTTATGAAGAAGAAACCTGCAACGGTTCATGTTGTTATCAGACAGCTCAAGGAGTATTTCGGAGACAGGAATTATAAGGTTGTCCTGTCAGGATTCCGCAGTACCATGACCTTCGCAGGACAGATAACAGGAGATTCAATAGAATACTCCCCGTCAGCAGTTTTTGATACATCTAATCAACTGGTGACAAGCAGTATCAATACTTTTCCAACCATGCAGAAAGAATACGTGACAGTATCGGTGTTCAGTAATCCCGACGGATCTGCCAAGTCTCGTAGTTCGATGACGCAGCTTATCTGGAGTACCAACCGTGACAGTTATGGCAACAGGGTAACTCTTAATTCTGGTGATGACAAGGTTATCATCGTTGACTGCAGCAGCAAGCAGCTGATTTTAAAGGTCATGCCTTGGAGTGAATACTTACAGCATGTAGTAATACCGTAA
- a CDS encoding tetratricopeptide repeat protein, with product MKLLQSAFFLLAFCGVASTASAQTVYGGQIYVNSENFTRQGDLLRVRMKVSYDSSVVGSCESLTFTPVLKTDSAVSVLSSVVINGRDRERDAHRTEVLSEVRRNIPIVVKDSRAAKRYFIYDTTVPYKDWMQDCRMYVESEELNCQGRKGHVYEDLVLKNIYLHDMSNDNPDPNVHYYNLMDYVQFLQPQGSDIDKFHRSGEIQIFGNKALAKLSGSRFNRTVFNTIASDVKSELQRYGTSLVGLNINGFGAPIGNYRRNESEAMERSLDLKKYLMKQKLTNRNDLTVGWLAEDWDSISSLVAGSGMNLRDAVVDIIKNIDVVNGREREIENLGLGMPYAYMNRFIFPKVYRIKYTLTFRHDGFDSNSAMQHLGSNPATMTLGELYATAGYYKKGSREYNDIVDLTARLFPDNAEANINAAGVALTRNDVTLAHKYLKRWETDPRAYCNMGLLYLSEGNRDKAEVYLKMAKAAGVKQADNALNELMKLK from the coding sequence ATGAAACTATTACAATCTGCATTCTTTCTTCTTGCCTTCTGTGGAGTAGCATCCACAGCATCCGCCCAGACTGTCTACGGCGGACAGATCTACGTCAACTCCGAGAACTTCACCCGTCAGGGCGACCTTCTTCGTGTGCGCATGAAGGTAAGCTATGACAGCAGCGTGGTGGGTAGCTGTGAGTCGCTGACCTTTACTCCTGTGCTTAAGACGGACAGTGCGGTCTCAGTGCTTTCCTCAGTGGTCATCAACGGTCGTGACCGCGAGCGCGATGCTCACCGTACGGAGGTCCTTTCTGAGGTCCGCCGCAATATTCCGATCGTTGTCAAGGACAGCCGTGCTGCAAAGCGCTACTTCATCTACGACACCACCGTTCCTTATAAGGATTGGATGCAGGATTGCCGCATGTATGTAGAGAGTGAGGAACTTAACTGTCAGGGCAGGAAAGGTCATGTCTACGAGGACCTTGTTCTGAAGAACATCTACCTCCATGACATGAGCAACGACAATCCCGACCCGAATGTGCATTATTATAACCTGATGGACTACGTCCAGTTCCTTCAGCCTCAGGGTTCAGACATTGATAAGTTCCACCGCAGCGGTGAGATTCAGATATTCGGCAACAAGGCACTCGCTAAACTTAGTGGCAGCAGGTTCAACCGCACCGTGTTCAACACCATCGCCTCTGACGTTAAGAGCGAGCTTCAACGCTATGGCACTAGCCTTGTGGGACTTAATATTAACGGCTTCGGTGCTCCTATCGGCAATTACCGTCGCAATGAGAGTGAGGCAATGGAGCGTTCGCTTGATTTAAAGAAGTACCTGATGAAGCAGAAGCTCACCAACCGCAACGACCTCACCGTAGGCTGGCTTGCTGAAGACTGGGACAGCATCTCTTCGCTTGTAGCGGGTAGTGGCATGAATCTCCGTGACGCTGTTGTTGATATCATCAAAAATATAGATGTTGTCAACGGTCGTGAGCGTGAAATTGAGAATTTGGGACTGGGTATGCCGTATGCTTATATGAATCGTTTCATCTTTCCAAAAGTGTACCGTATAAAATATACGTTGACGTTCCGTCACGATGGATTTGACAGTAATTCCGCTATGCAGCATCTGGGCTCAAACCCTGCAACAATGACGCTGGGTGAACTCTATGCCACAGCTGGATACTATAAGAAGGGTTCACGCGAGTACAACGATATCGTGGACCTGACCGCCCGTCTCTTTCCTGATAATGCCGAGGCAAACATCAATGCAGCGGGCGTAGCTTTGACACGCAATGACGTAACCCTTGCTCATAAGTATCTCAAGCGTTGGGAGACCGATCCAAGAGCCTACTGCAACATGGGCCTCCTTTATCTTAGCGAGGGCAACCGTGATAAGGCTGAAGTTTACCTGAAGATGGCAAAGGCAGCAGGAGTGAAACAGGCAGACAACGCCCTGAACGAACTCATGAAGCTCAAATAA
- a CDS encoding DUF3575 domain-containing protein, with the protein MSKLKFHSTNFRISDIILKSFLVLLVSLSSLRLHAQYVALKSNLVYDAIAVPSLGSEVRLDSTLTLSISSTYCPISYDGNRKWKNWSVQYELRHWFRKAFNGPFVGVCGINGGFNLSRIPFFSLSRHRAEGNFNGAGLSIGWHRILSPHWGIETSVSAGYLHLRYRHYRDGRYGYHEYTKSSDYFGPVGLSVSLVYIIR; encoded by the coding sequence ATGAGTAAATTAAAATTTCATAGTACGAATTTTAGAATTAGTGATATTATATTAAAGTCATTTTTGGTTTTATTGGTATCCCTTTCGTCATTGCGCCTTCATGCGCAGTACGTCGCACTGAAGTCCAATCTGGTCTATGATGCCATTGCCGTTCCTTCGCTTGGTTCCGAGGTCCGCCTCGACAGCACCCTTACCCTGAGTATCAGTTCCACCTACTGTCCCATCTCTTACGATGGCAACCGGAAGTGGAAGAACTGGTCCGTGCAGTATGAGCTGCGCCACTGGTTCCGCAAGGCCTTCAACGGTCCCTTTGTCGGCGTATGCGGTATCAACGGCGGCTTCAACCTGAGCCGCATTCCCTTCTTCAGTCTTTCGCGCCACCGCGCCGAGGGTAACTTCAACGGTGCCGGTCTGAGTATCGGCTGGCACAGGATACTTTCTCCCCACTGGGGAATCGAGACATCCGTCTCAGCTGGCTACCTGCATCTGCGCTATCGCCATTACCGTGACGGGCGCTACGGCTACCATGAATATACAAAGAGCAGCGACTACTTCGGTCCTGTGGGACTTTCGGTGTCACTGGTCTACATAATAAGATAA